In Thermus albus, the following proteins share a genomic window:
- the rplR gene encoding 50S ribosomal protein L18, with protein MARLTAYERRKFRVRNRVKRAGRLRLSVFRSLNHIYAQIIDDEKGHTLVAESSLALKLQGNKTEVARQVGRALAEKAKALGITKVAFDRGPYKYHGRVKALAEGAREGGLEF; from the coding sequence ATGGCACGGCTTACCGCATACGAACGCCGCAAGTTCCGGGTGCGCAACCGCGTCAAGCGCGCGGGCCGGCTCCGCTTATCCGTCTTCCGGAGCCTTAACCACATCTACGCCCAGATCATTGACGACGAGAAGGGCCATACCCTGGTGGCCGAGTCCAGCCTGGCCCTGAAGCTCCAGGGCAACAAGACCGAGGTGGCCCGGCAGGTGGGCCGGGCCTTGGCGGAGAAGGCCAAGGCCTTGGGGATCACCAAGGTGGCCTTTGACCGCGGTCCTTACAAGTACCACGGACGGGTCAAGGCCCTGGCGGAAGGGGCCAGGGAAGGGGGCCTGGAGTTCTAG
- the rplP gene encoding 50S ribosomal protein L16, translating to MLMPRRMKYRKQHRGRMKGAAKGGDYVAFGDFGLVAMEPAWITSQQIEAARVAMVRHFRRGGKIFIRIFPDKPYTKKPLEVRMGKGKGNVEGYVAVVKPGRVMFEVAGVTEEQALEALRIAGHKLPIRTKIVRRDAYDEAQ from the coding sequence ATGTTGATGCCCAGGCGCATGAAGTACCGCAAGCAGCACCGGGGCCGCATGAAGGGGGCGGCCAAGGGGGGTGACTACGTGGCCTTTGGGGACTTCGGCCTGGTGGCCATGGAACCCGCCTGGATCACCTCCCAGCAGATTGAGGCGGCCCGTGTGGCCATGGTGCGCCACTTCCGCCGTGGGGGGAAGATCTTCATCCGCATCTTCCCCGACAAGCCCTACACCAAGAAGCCCCTCGAGGTGCGGATGGGTAAGGGTAAGGGCAACGTGGAAGGCTACGTGGCGGTGGTGAAGCCGGGGCGGGTGATGTTTGAGGTGGCGGGGGTCACCGAGGAGCAGGCCCTCGAGGCCTTGCGCATTGCCGGCCACAAGCTTCCCATCCGGACCAAGATCGTGAGGAGGGATGCCTACGATGAAGCCCAGTGA
- a CDS encoding type Z 30S ribosomal protein S14 has translation MARKALIEKAKRTPKFKVRAYTRCVRCGRARSVYRYFGLCRLCLRELAHKGQLPGVKKASW, from the coding sequence ATGGCGAGAAAAGCGTTGATCGAAAAGGCCAAGCGTACCCCCAAGTTCAAGGTGCGGGCCTACACCCGTTGCGTGCGCTGCGGGAGGGCCAGGAGCGTCTACCGCTACTTTGGGCTCTGCCGGCTTTGCCTTCGGGAGCTTGCCCACAAGGGCCAGCTTCCCGGGGTGAAGAAGGCCAGCTGGTAG
- the map gene encoding type I methionyl aminopeptidase, whose product MAIKLKSPWEIERMREAGALLTEVVEEVGRHVEPGITTKELDRIAYEAIRKRKAKPAFLGLYGFPATLCTSVNEVVVHGIPSEEPLKEGDILSVDVGLIYGGFAADMARTFPVGKVSPEAERLIRDTEAAFWEGFKYLRPGYRIGDVAHAVQTFLEGRGYGVVREFVGHGVGREIHEDPQLPNFGKPGTGPKIRPGMTLALEPMVTLRPASVVILEDGWTASAGAGNLAAHYENTILVTEEGPELLTGVALVRAQ is encoded by the coding sequence ATGGCCATCAAGCTGAAGAGTCCATGGGAGATTGAGCGCATGCGGGAGGCGGGGGCCCTCCTCACCGAGGTGGTGGAGGAGGTAGGGCGGCACGTGGAGCCCGGCATCACCACCAAGGAGCTGGACCGGATCGCCTACGAGGCCATAAGGAAGCGCAAGGCCAAGCCGGCCTTCCTGGGCCTTTACGGCTTCCCCGCCACCTTGTGCACCTCGGTGAACGAGGTGGTGGTCCACGGCATTCCCTCAGAGGAGCCCCTAAAGGAAGGGGATATCCTCTCCGTGGATGTGGGGCTCATCTACGGGGGTTTCGCTGCGGATATGGCCCGGACCTTTCCCGTGGGCAAGGTTTCCCCGGAGGCGGAAAGGCTCATAAGGGACACGGAGGCTGCCTTCTGGGAGGGGTTTAAGTACCTTAGGCCCGGCTACCGCATCGGGGATGTGGCCCATGCGGTGCAGACTTTTCTGGAAGGCCGGGGGTATGGGGTGGTGCGGGAGTTCGTGGGGCATGGGGTGGGCCGGGAAATCCACGAGGATCCCCAGTTGCCCAACTTCGGTAAGCCGGGAACAGGGCCCAAGATTCGGCCAGGTATGACCCTAGCCCTCGAGCCCATGGTCACCTTACGCCCAGCTTCTGTGGTAATATTGGAAGATGGCTGGACGGCGAGCGCCGGAGCTGGCAACCTCGCCGCCCATTACGAGAACACCATTTTGGTGACGGAGGAGGGCCCGGAGCTTCTCACCGGGGTTGCCTTGGTGCGGGCGCAGTAG
- the rplN gene encoding 50S ribosomal protein L14: MIQPQTYLEVADNTGARKIMCIRVLKGSNAKYATVGDVIVASVKEAIPRGAVKEGDVVKAVVVRTKKEVKRPDGSAIRFDDNAAVIINNQLEPRGTRVFGPVARELREKGFMKIVSLAPEVL; the protein is encoded by the coding sequence ATGATCCAGCCCCAAACCTACCTGGAGGTGGCCGATAACACCGGGGCCCGCAAGATCATGTGCATCCGGGTCCTGAAGGGTTCCAACGCCAAATACGCCACCGTGGGGGATGTGATCGTGGCCAGCGTCAAGGAGGCCATCCCTCGCGGGGCGGTGAAGGAAGGGGACGTGGTGAAGGCGGTGGTGGTGCGCACCAAAAAGGAAGTAAAGCGCCCCGATGGCTCGGCCATCCGCTTTGACGACAACGCCGCCGTCATCATCAACAACCAGCTGGAGCCCCGGGGCACCCGTGTTTTCGGACCCGTGGCGCGGGAACTTCGGGAAAAGGGGTTCATGAAGATTGTCTCCCTGGCTCCGGAGGTGCTCTGA
- the rplE gene encoding 50S ribosomal protein L5: MPLDVALKRKYYEEVRPELIRRFGYKNIWEVPRLEKVVVNQGLGEAKEDARILEKASKELALITGQKPAITRAKKSISNFKLRKGMPIGLRVTLRGDRMWIFLEKLLHVALPRIRDFRGVNPGSFDGRGNYNLGLREQLIFPEITYDMVDALRGMDIAVVTTARTDEEAKVLLELLGFPFRK, encoded by the coding sequence ATGCCCTTGGACGTAGCCCTCAAGAGGAAGTACTACGAGGAAGTGCGGCCTGAGCTCATCCGCCGCTTTGGTTATAAGAACATCTGGGAAGTGCCCAGGCTGGAGAAGGTGGTGGTCAACCAGGGTTTGGGCGAGGCCAAGGAGGATGCCCGCATCCTGGAGAAGGCTTCCAAAGAGCTTGCCCTCATCACCGGTCAAAAGCCAGCCATAACCCGGGCCAAGAAGTCCATCTCCAACTTCAAGCTGCGCAAGGGGATGCCCATCGGGCTCAGGGTTACCCTGCGGGGCGACCGCATGTGGATCTTCCTGGAGAAGCTACTGCACGTGGCGCTTCCCCGCATCCGCGACTTCCGCGGGGTAAACCCGGGTAGCTTTGATGGCCGGGGCAACTACAACCTGGGCCTTAGGGAACAGCTCATCTTCCCGGAGATCACCTACGACATGGTGGACGCCCTTAGGGGCATGGATATTGCGGTGGTCACCACCGCCCGGACCGACGAGGAGGCCAAGGTCCTTTTGGAGCTTCTGGGCTTCCCCTTCCGCAAGTGA
- the secY gene encoding preprotein translocase subunit SecY, translated as MLKAFRSALAIPELRQRILFTLLVLAAYRLGAFIPTPGVDLDKIQEFLRTTQGGVFGIINLFSGGNFERFSIFALGIMPYITAAIIMQLLVNVVPMLEKLSKEGEEGRRIINQYTRIGGIALGAFQGFFLATAFLGAEGGRFLLPGWSPGPFFWLVVVVTQVAGIALLLWMAERITEYGIGNGTSMIIFAGIVVDWLPQLFRTAGLIRTGEVNLVAFLFFLAFIVLAFAGMAAVQQAERRIPVQYARKVVGRRVYGGQATYIPIKLNAAGVIPIVFAAAILQIPIFLTAPFQDNPVLQAIANFFNPTRFSGLLIEVVLIVLFTYVYTAVQFDPKRIAESLREYGGFIPGIRPGEPTVKFLEHIVSRLTLWGALFLGLVAALPQIIQNLTGVKSIAFSGIGLLIVVGVALDTLRQIESQLMLRNYEGFLSKGRIRGRTR; from the coding sequence ATGCTTAAGGCCTTCCGGAGCGCCCTGGCCATCCCCGAACTGCGCCAGCGGATCCTCTTCACCCTGCTGGTGTTGGCCGCCTACCGCCTGGGGGCCTTTATCCCCACCCCGGGGGTGGACCTGGACAAGATCCAGGAGTTTTTGCGCACCACCCAGGGGGGGGTTTTCGGCATCATCAACCTGTTTTCCGGCGGTAACTTTGAGCGCTTCTCCATCTTTGCCCTGGGGATCATGCCCTATATCACCGCGGCCATCATCATGCAGCTTTTGGTGAACGTGGTCCCCATGCTAGAGAAGCTTTCCAAGGAGGGTGAGGAGGGCCGCCGCATCATCAACCAGTACACGCGGATCGGCGGCATCGCTCTGGGGGCTTTCCAGGGATTCTTTCTGGCCACCGCCTTCCTAGGGGCGGAGGGCGGGCGCTTCCTCCTTCCCGGCTGGTCCCCCGGTCCCTTTTTCTGGCTGGTGGTGGTGGTCACCCAGGTGGCGGGCATCGCCCTTCTCCTTTGGATGGCGGAGCGCATCACCGAGTACGGCATCGGCAACGGCACCAGCATGATCATCTTTGCCGGGATCGTGGTGGACTGGCTGCCGCAGCTTTTCCGCACCGCGGGCCTTATCCGCACCGGGGAAGTGAACCTGGTGGCCTTCCTCTTCTTCCTGGCCTTCATCGTCTTGGCCTTTGCCGGCATGGCGGCGGTGCAGCAGGCGGAAAGGCGTATTCCTGTCCAGTACGCCAGGAAGGTGGTGGGCAGAAGGGTCTATGGGGGGCAGGCCACCTATATCCCCATCAAGCTGAACGCCGCTGGCGTCATCCCCATCGTGTTCGCCGCCGCCATTCTGCAGATTCCCATCTTCCTCACCGCCCCCTTCCAGGACAACCCCGTGCTCCAGGCCATCGCCAACTTTTTCAACCCCACCCGTTTCTCGGGTCTACTCATTGAGGTGGTGCTCATCGTCCTTTTCACCTACGTGTACACCGCGGTGCAGTTTGACCCCAAGCGGATTGCGGAAAGCCTCCGGGAGTACGGGGGCTTCATCCCCGGCATCCGTCCCGGGGAGCCCACGGTGAAGTTCCTGGAGCACATCGTTTCCCGCTTGACCCTCTGGGGGGCTCTTTTCCTGGGCCTGGTGGCGGCCTTGCCCCAGATCATCCAGAACCTCACCGGGGTGAAGAGCATCGCCTTTTCCGGCATCGGCCTTCTCATCGTGGTGGGCGTGGCCCTGGATACCCTTAGGCAGATTGAGAGCCAGTTGATGTTGAGGAACTACGAGGGGTTCCTCTCCAAGGGCCGCATCCGCGGCCGCACGCGTTAG
- a CDS encoding adenylate kinase, producing the protein MGEAVIFLGPPGAGKGTQAARLAEELGFKKLSTGDILRDHVARGTPLGQQVKPIMDRGDLVPDELILALIREELAERVIFDGFPRTLAQAEALDQLLQETGTRLLGVVLVEVPEEELIARMLKRAELEGRSDDNEETIRHRLRVYREKTEPLVQYYEKTGALRRVDGLGTPDEVYARIRASLGI; encoded by the coding sequence ATGGGGGAAGCGGTGATCTTCTTGGGACCGCCGGGGGCGGGGAAGGGCACCCAGGCGGCGCGGCTTGCCGAGGAGCTGGGCTTTAAGAAGCTTTCCACTGGGGACATCTTGCGGGACCACGTGGCCCGGGGCACGCCCTTAGGCCAGCAGGTGAAGCCCATCATGGACCGGGGGGACCTGGTGCCGGATGAGCTCATCCTGGCCCTCATCCGTGAGGAGCTGGCGGAACGGGTGATTTTTGATGGGTTTCCCCGTACCCTGGCCCAGGCGGAGGCTTTGGACCAGCTCCTCCAGGAAACGGGAACCCGGCTCCTTGGGGTGGTGCTGGTGGAGGTGCCGGAGGAGGAGCTCATCGCCCGGATGCTCAAGCGGGCGGAGCTGGAGGGGCGTTCCGACGATAACGAGGAGACCATCCGGCACCGGCTCCGGGTTTACCGGGAGAAGACCGAGCCCTTGGTGCAGTATTATGAGAAAACGGGTGCCTTGAGGCGGGTGGATGGCCTGGGTACCCCTGATGAGGTCTACGCCCGCATCCGGGCCTCCTTAGGAATCTGA
- the rpsH gene encoding 30S ribosomal protein S8, with protein sequence MLTDPIADMLTRIRNATRVYKESTEVPASRFKEEILKILKREGFIKGYERVEVDGKPVLRIYLKYGPRRQGLDPRPEQVINHIRRISRPGRRVYVGVKELPRVRRGLGIAILSTPKGVLTDREARRLGVGGELICEVW encoded by the coding sequence ATGTTGACGGACCCCATTGCCGACATGCTGACCCGGATTCGGAACGCCACCCGGGTTTACAAGGAGAGCACCGAGGTGCCCGCCTCCCGTTTCAAGGAGGAGATCCTCAAGATCCTGAAGCGGGAGGGCTTCATCAAGGGGTACGAGCGGGTGGAGGTGGACGGTAAACCCGTCCTGCGCATCTACCTAAAGTACGGGCCAAGGCGCCAGGGGCTGGACCCCCGGCCCGAACAGGTCATCAACCACATCCGCCGCATCAGCCGTCCTGGGCGGCGGGTCTATGTGGGGGTCAAGGAGCTTCCCCGGGTGCGCCGCGGCCTGGGGATTGCCATCCTGTCCACGCCCAAGGGGGTTCTCACCGATCGGGAGGCCCGACGGTTGGGCGTGGGTGGGGAGCTCATCTGTGAGGTGTGGTGA
- the rplX gene encoding 50S ribosomal protein L24 — translation MQAKVHVKKGDTVLVASGKYKGQVGKVKAVLPRKGAVIVEGVNIVKKAVRVSPQHPQGGFVEQEAPLHASKVRPICPACGKPTRVRKKFLEDGRKIRVCAKCGGSLDVEE, via the coding sequence ATGCAGGCCAAGGTGCATGTGAAGAAGGGGGACACGGTTCTGGTGGCCTCCGGCAAGTACAAGGGCCAGGTGGGCAAGGTGAAGGCGGTTCTGCCCAGGAAGGGTGCGGTCATCGTGGAGGGGGTGAACATCGTCAAGAAGGCGGTGCGGGTCAGCCCCCAGCATCCCCAGGGTGGCTTTGTGGAGCAGGAAGCCCCCCTGCATGCCTCCAAGGTGCGCCCCATCTGCCCCGCATGCGGCAAGCCCACCCGGGTGCGCAAGAAGTTCCTGGAGGATGGCCGCAAGATCCGGGTTTGCGCCAAGTGCGGCGGGTCTTTGGACGTGGAGGAGTAA
- the rpmD gene encoding 50S ribosomal protein L30, with amino-acid sequence MAKLKVKLVKSPIGYPKDQKAALKALGLTKLHKEKVFEDHPAIRGNIQKVAHLVRVEVVE; translated from the coding sequence ATGGCCAAGCTTAAGGTCAAGCTGGTGAAAAGCCCCATTGGGTATCCCAAGGACCAGAAGGCGGCCTTGAAGGCCCTGGGGCTGACCAAGCTTCACAAGGAAAAGGTCTTTGAAGACCATCCCGCCATACGGGGGAACATCCAGAAGGTGGCCCACCTGGTGCGGGTGGAGGTGGTGGAATGA
- the rplF gene encoding 50S ribosomal protein L6 produces MSRIGRLPIPLPKGVTLEVAPGLVKVKGPKGELSVPISPEMRVVVEEGLVRVERPSDERRHKSLHGLTRTLIANAIKGVSEGYVKELLIKGIGYRARLAGRAVELTVGFSHPVVVEPPEGVTFEVPEPTKIRVLGIDKQKVGQVAANLRAIKKPSAYHEKGIYYAGEPIRLKPGKAGTKK; encoded by the coding sequence ATGTCTAGGATTGGCCGGCTTCCCATTCCCTTGCCCAAGGGGGTCACCCTGGAGGTGGCTCCGGGGCTGGTTAAGGTCAAAGGCCCCAAGGGCGAGCTTTCCGTGCCCATCTCCCCGGAGATGCGGGTGGTGGTGGAGGAGGGGCTGGTGCGGGTGGAAAGGCCCTCGGATGAAAGGCGGCACAAGAGCCTCCATGGCCTTACCCGAACCCTCATCGCCAACGCCATCAAAGGGGTTTCCGAGGGGTACGTGAAGGAGCTCCTCATCAAGGGCATCGGTTACCGGGCCCGGCTTGCGGGTCGGGCGGTGGAGCTCACCGTGGGCTTCAGCCACCCCGTGGTGGTGGAGCCGCCGGAGGGCGTGACCTTTGAGGTCCCCGAACCCACCAAGATTCGCGTTCTGGGCATAGACAAGCAGAAGGTGGGCCAGGTGGCCGCCAATCTCCGCGCCATCAAGAAGCCCAGCGCCTACCATGAGAAGGGTATCTACTACGCGGGCGAGCCCATCCGCCTTAAGCCCGGCAAGGCCGGGACGAAGAAGTAG
- the rpsQ gene encoding 30S ribosomal protein S17, protein MPKKVLTGVVVSDKMQKTVTVLVERQFPHPLYGKVIKRSKKYLAHDPEEKYQVGDVVEIIEARPISKRKRFRVLRLVEGGRLDLVEKYLVRRQNYASLSKRGGKA, encoded by the coding sequence ATGCCTAAGAAGGTGCTGACCGGGGTGGTGGTGAGCGACAAGATGCAGAAGACCGTCACGGTCTTGGTGGAGCGCCAGTTCCCCCACCCCCTCTATGGCAAGGTGATCAAGCGCTCCAAAAAGTACCTGGCCCACGACCCCGAGGAGAAGTACCAGGTGGGGGACGTGGTGGAGATCATCGAGGCCCGCCCCATCTCCAAGCGCAAGCGCTTTAGGGTTTTGCGCCTGGTGGAGGGGGGTCGGTTGGACCTGGTGGAGAAGTACCTGGTGCGTAGGCAGAACTACGCCAGCCTTTCCAAGCGGGGAGGTAAGGCATGA
- the rpmC gene encoding 50S ribosomal protein L29 — MKPSEIRKLSPSEIEKLVREKKRELMELRFQASIGQLSQNHRVRETRRLIARLLTILNEKRRANA; from the coding sequence ATGAAGCCCAGTGAGATCCGCAAGCTCTCTCCCAGTGAGATTGAAAAGCTGGTTCGGGAGAAGAAGCGGGAGCTGATGGAACTTCGCTTCCAGGCCTCCATCGGCCAGCTTTCCCAGAACCACCGGGTGCGGGAGACGAGGCGCCTCATCGCCCGGCTCCTCACGATCCTGAACGAGAAGAGGAGGGCCAATGCCTAA
- the rpsE gene encoding 30S ribosomal protein S5, producing the protein MPETDFEEKMILVRRTAKTYQGGRRFRFGALVVVGDRQGRVGLGLGKAKEVPLAVQKAGYYARRNMVEVPLQNGTIPHEIEVEYGASKILLKPAAPGTGVIAGAVPRAILELAGITDILTKELGSRNPINIAYATMEALRQLKTKQDVERLRKGGEE; encoded by the coding sequence ATGCCCGAGACCGATTTTGAAGAGAAGATGATCCTGGTGCGGCGCACCGCTAAGACCTACCAGGGTGGCCGCCGCTTCCGTTTCGGAGCCTTGGTGGTGGTGGGGGATCGGCAGGGCCGGGTGGGCCTGGGCCTGGGTAAGGCCAAGGAGGTGCCCCTTGCGGTGCAGAAGGCGGGGTACTACGCCCGCCGCAACATGGTGGAGGTGCCCTTGCAAAACGGCACCATTCCCCATGAGATTGAGGTGGAGTACGGAGCTTCCAAGATCCTCCTGAAGCCGGCAGCCCCGGGTACGGGGGTGATCGCGGGGGCGGTTCCCCGGGCCATCCTCGAGCTCGCCGGGATCACGGATATCCTCACCAAGGAGCTGGGGAGCCGTAACCCCATCAACATCGCCTACGCCACCATGGAGGCTCTCAGGCAGCTTAAGACCAAGCAGGATGTGGAGCGCCTGCGGAAAGGCGGTGAGGAGTGA
- the rplO gene encoding 50S ribosomal protein L15, giving the protein MKLTDLKPNPGANKRRKRVGRGPGSGHGKTATRGHKGQKSRSGGLKDPRRFEGGRSTTLMRLPKRGMQGQVPGEIKRPRYQGVNLKDLARFQGEVTPEMLVQAGILKKGYRLKVLGEGEAKPLKVVAHAFSKTALEKLKAAGGEAVLLAPLPEGQTPKEA; this is encoded by the coding sequence ATGAAACTTACCGACTTAAAACCCAATCCTGGGGCCAACAAGAGGCGGAAGCGGGTGGGGCGGGGTCCTGGCTCCGGCCACGGCAAGACGGCCACCCGGGGCCACAAGGGGCAGAAGTCCCGCTCCGGTGGCCTCAAGGATCCGCGCCGCTTTGAGGGGGGGCGCTCCACCACCCTGATGCGCCTGCCCAAGCGGGGGATGCAGGGCCAGGTGCCCGGGGAGATCAAGAGGCCCAGGTACCAGGGGGTGAACCTCAAGGACCTGGCCCGCTTCCAGGGGGAGGTGACCCCCGAGATGCTGGTCCAGGCCGGGATTCTGAAGAAGGGGTACAGGCTAAAGGTGTTGGGGGAGGGGGAGGCTAAGCCCCTTAAGGTGGTGGCCCACGCCTTTTCCAAAACTGCCCTGGAGAAGCTAAAGGCTGCGGGCGGCGAGGCCGTCCTGCTGGCCCCATTGCCTGAAGGGCAAACGCCTAAGGAGGCTTAG